A stretch of Vibrio maritimus DNA encodes these proteins:
- a CDS encoding alanyl-tRNA editing protein, which translates to MITASKVHFCNQTWQLDSQIQLVNHHEEHCDVVVKDTPFHPVSHIWPDHPADRGTLSTNTESYPVTDCLVGAVELETGKLFVAQSIPVKRDTDGWVFVVVHRISKQAVLSEGETVYLSVDKEYQDSLSRGHSAGHIASLALNKVLAEAYWRKDADRKDGLGHYDFNSYAQEQSFVSPDACFDNYRLGKTLKKRGLNTAQVLEELKEIESRVNQQLNLWLSEGSKVEMQLEGPYLTSSRYWHCRLDGMDVVMPCGGTHVTTTSSLKRLNVELRAIDANYIEMHTHVSR; encoded by the coding sequence ATGATCACCGCTAGTAAAGTGCACTTCTGCAATCAAACTTGGCAACTAGATAGCCAAATCCAACTCGTCAACCATCATGAAGAACATTGTGATGTGGTGGTGAAAGACACGCCATTCCATCCTGTTAGCCATATCTGGCCTGATCACCCAGCAGACAGGGGAACGTTATCAACAAACACTGAATCGTATCCAGTTACAGACTGTTTAGTTGGTGCTGTTGAGCTCGAAACCGGAAAGCTCTTTGTCGCGCAATCCATCCCAGTAAAACGAGATACCGATGGCTGGGTATTTGTCGTGGTGCATCGCATTTCTAAACAAGCCGTACTATCAGAAGGTGAGACCGTCTACCTGTCGGTAGACAAGGAGTATCAAGATAGCTTAAGCCGTGGCCACAGCGCTGGTCATATAGCGTCTTTGGCGCTCAACAAGGTTCTTGCTGAAGCGTATTGGAGAAAAGACGCCGATCGCAAAGATGGACTAGGGCACTATGATTTTAATAGCTACGCACAGGAGCAGAGCTTTGTATCGCCGGATGCTTGCTTTGATAACTATCGCTTAGGTAAGACGCTTAAAAAGCGTGGTCTTAACACTGCGCAGGTACTTGAAGAGCTTAAAGAGATAGAGTCTAGGGTCAACCAACAGCTTAATCTATGGCTTAGCGAGGGTTCAAAAGTAGAGATGCAGCTTGAAGGTCCTTACCTCACCAGCTCTCGTTACTGGCATTGTAGATTGGACGGGATGGATGTTGTCATGCCTTGTGGTGGCACGCACGTTACAACAACAAGCAGTCTGAAGCGATTAAACGTTGAACTGCGAGCTATCGATGCCAATTATATCGAAATGCACACCCATGTAAGTCGATAA